TGTGGAGTCGAAAACAGTTATTTCGTCCTTGGATTCCCTGCCGGATTTTCTACCCGTCACGATCTCACCAAGTTCTGCGTAAATCTGGGATTTTTTGAATAAACCTTGAGAGATAGGTACATTAATCTCTCCACTGTGTGATGCTTGCTCAATGTCGTCAACCACCACCTTGGCCCTCCTTAATATTGCCGGATCCAGCTCCTGCTTCCCTGGTGCATCCGCTCCTATAGCGTTTATATGGACGCCTTCGGTTATCCACTCGTTCATCACAATCGGTTTCCTCGAAGGCGTAGTTGTTATCACGATGTCCGCGTTTCTCACGGCTCTTTCCGTATCATCAAAAACAATGAAGTCGGCATCTATCTTCTTTTCCATTTCTCTGCAGTATTCTTCGGCTTTCTCCCTCCTAACATCGTTCACCCGTACTTCTTCGATTTTCATGATTTCGGAGATGGCTAGAAGTTGGGTTCTGGCCTGAACGCCGGCCCCAACCATTGCTATGATTCTAGAATCCTTTCTAGCGAGATATTTGACCGCAACAGCTCCGGCCGCCCCAGTCCGCATGTTGGTTATAGTTGTGCCATCCATAACCGCTAGCGGAGTCCCGGTTTTCGGGTCGATGAGAACTATGATGGCCATTACGGTTGGAAGTCCGTATTTTCTCGGATTGTCCGGATGAGCATTAACAATTTTGACACCGGCAGCTCCTATGCTTTCGAGATAGGCTGGCATCACCCGAAAATCTCCGTTGAATTCTTTGAAGAAAACGTAGGACTTCGGAGGCATTTGGACTTTGCCCATTCCCTTTTCTCGGAAAGCTTCTTCAACAGCTTCTATTGTTTCTTTCATCGAGAGAAGGCTCTCGACTTCACTTTTCGTCAAGATCAGTACTTTTGGCATGTTTCCACGACTCTATTTTGATTTCTCTCATGGTTCAAAAATCTTCTTTAACAGTAAAACTTAAAAGAAAATTTAAAAAAATTTGGGGGCGCTTGTGCATGGAGGAGGGAGCAGTTCCGGTTTCTCTTAAAGAATGGGAACGGGTTGCTGCTCACACCCACATAACCGGCCTCGGTCTGGAAGGTCTAAAAGCAAAACCAGTGGCTGCAGGGATGGTCGGTCAGATCAAAGCAAGAGAGGCGGCAGGCTTGGTAGTTCATTTAGTTCGGAAGGGAAAATTTGCCGGACGCGCCGTTCTCTTAGCCGGACCCCCCGGAACTGGTAAAACAGCTCTGGCGATAGCCATCGCAAAAGAGTTGGGACGCGATGTTCCGGTGGTCCTTCTCACGGCTTCGGAAATCTACTCCGCTGAAATAAAGAAAACGGAGTTCCTCACGCAAGCTCTGCGGAGGGCTATAGGTGTTAGGATACGGGAGATGAGAAGAGTTTACGAGGGGAAGGTTGAGGAGCTTTCCATTCGACAGGAGCCACATCCCTACAATCCTTATGTCAAAATTCCGGTCGGTGGGACGATAAAGCTTGCCACGCTTGATCATTCTCAAAAACTTTCGATGGATCAAGCTTTTGCGATTTCTCTTATACGAGAAGGGGTGGAAACAGGCGACGTGATTCAGATAGATGTCGATGGTGGTAGGGTCGTCAAGTTAGGAAAATCGAGAGAAGCCGCGGAAAAAGAGAAAATTGATCTCTCCAGTGTTCAGGTTGTTGATGTTCCGAGCGGTCCCGTATTGAAGAATAAGGAGTTCGTCTACACGGTAACCCTTCATGATCTAGATCTTGCGCACTCCAGAAGCAGCATCAGCTTCTTTGGACTTCTTTTTGGTGGCGAGGGTAGAAAGGAGATTTCGGCCGAAACGCGTGCAACAGTAGATGAAACTGTTAAAGAATGGGTGGAGGAGGGAAAGGCCGAAATACTCCCGGGAGTTGTCTTTATTGACGAATGTTCTATGCTGGACATAGAAACCTTTGCATTTCTCGGTAGGGCAATGGAACAGGAGCTTGCTCCGATTATCATCTTTGCCACAAACAGGGGACTTACCGTAGTCAGAGGAACAGACTTTAAAGCTCCACATGGCATGCCACTGGATCTTCTGGACAGGCTTCTGATAATAACCACACAACCGTATACGAGGGAGGAGATTTTGGAAATATTGAAGATAAGAGCTAAAACCGAAAAAATAAATCTCTCGCAGGAGGCGCTGGAATATCTGGCACAAATCGGTGAGGCAAATTCTCTCAGATATGCGATCCAGCTTCTTGCTCCCGCATCCGAAGTCGCCATAGCCGAAGGCGCGAAGATCGTTGAGAAGAAACACGTGGAGCATGTAAGGGAACTTTTTGTAGACGTAAGCAGGTCGGTTCAATATTTGCGTGAGCATGAAGAACGTATGCTAAAGTAGGTCAATTTAAGTTTTGGCGCCGGGGGGAGGACTCGAACCTCCGACCTCACGGTTTCCGCACGGCCACGCGTCCGTTTTTCGAATGGAGGTTCGTTCTTCATTCGCGTCCGATTAACAGCCGTGCGCTCTACCTACTGAGCTACCCCGGCTCCATATACTAATCAATCCGGGATCATCTAATAAAAAGGACACTTATTGCCTGCTGATTTTCATCAATCTTTTCTTTATGTGCATGTACGCTTCTTTCAGGTTTTCTTTGTTGTCGAATTCCCTCACAATTTTTTCGAGCCTTCTCGAGCTCATGTGTCTAAGTTTTTTGACTTCCAAAATTAAAAGCGGAGCGGCTCGTACGATGTTGTCTACTATCGTTATGTTTGCAGCTACTGCTGTTCTCGAGAGAGGATTCAAGTCGACCGCTATTACGCATTTGCCCATTCTTCTCAGAGCTTCCGTTCTGTCTCCGTCTTCAAGTGGAACGAAAACGACGTCCGCCGAGTAGATTCCTCTTCTATCTACCACCCTTCTCTCACTATGGATTTCGTCAATTTTTGTGAAGTATCTTTTGTCGGTTCCAAAAATTTCTTTAGCTTCATGGGCCTTCAACCAGTCTGCAATAGCTTTGACTCTTTCGTCGGTTCTGTGGAAGAGATTGATTTCGATCCTTGCACCTGTCTCTTTTGCCAATTTTACAATCTCGTTTGGCACAAGCGCTGCAACATTTCCGTTTACAGAAATCACGGGTGAACGAGCTAGAAGAAGCATCGCGGCAGCAGCTCTTATGGCTTTCCTAGCGAAGGGACAGGTTTTTTCACCGAGAAGATAATCGAAAGCTTCTCCGCGTCCGTGAGCGATCAACCCTTCCGGGACGACGATCCCTCTTCTGAAACCCTCGGCTAATCTCTCCCTTATTTTTAAAGACCAAGCCCGAGGATGTTCTTCTGAAACCCAACTCTCCACGATTTTTCCTCTTCTCCAAACTCCAAAAAAGCATTTTTTAAGTCTTGTTGGTGATAATGAAGTGAGAGGATGGAAATAATCTGGCCGGTCTTTGCTCTGATTGTCGCAATAATCGCGGTCGGAGCATCGGCTTATTCTGGTACTCCGCTTACGATGGGGATTGCTCTTGCGACGTTGCTAGTTGCTGCAGCATCCGTTTATCTTTACATCTCCGCCTATCCTAAAAAGAGGTTCAAGGAGATACCGCTGGAGGATTTTTCGTGGTGGATGGATGCAGGAGAACCGCTTGCCTCGCTAAAGAGACTTGATCCAAAATCCATGGCAGTCCCGAGCGTTTTTCTCTCCGATCTCCGTCCCGTTGCTAAAAATGTTGAGCTTCTCTTTCAGAGGATGAGATTGATCGTTTGGAGGAGAGACTTCGCCGATCTACCGAGCGGGGACGTGATGACGGAGCTGGATACCGTTCGGAGTTTTCTGCGCGTCATGCTTCAAAGAATTGAGAGGAAAATGGTGCTAGAACCCGAAATCACCGGATATTTAACCGATCTGTCCAGCCGGATGAAGAAAATCGCTGAGAAACTCTCGGGATATGCACAGACTAAACCGGAAATTCTTCGTCCTTATGTGGACCCGCTTGCGAGAGCAGCCGATAGACTCGCGAGAGATCTTGAGATAGCAGCCAAAAATTATCAGGAGTTTGCCAAGGTTGCATTTGGGACAGGGTAGTCCTCGATGAAGCCTCACATAAACCTAGTTTTCATAGGTCACGTAGATCACGGAAAATCTACTCTTATAGGTAGAATGCTTGTCGAAACCGGCGTGATTTCTGAGAAGGAACTTCAGGAAGAGGCTGGCAGCTTCAAGTTTGCTTGGATAATGGATAGAGAAAAAGAAGAGAGAGAACGCGGCGTGACGATAGACGTGGCTTATCAGAAGTTTGAAACGTCGAAAAATATAATAACGATAATCGATGCTCCTGGGCACAGAGACTTCATAAAAAACATGATCACAGGGGCAAGTCAGGCTGATGCTGCGGTTCTTGTGGTCGCTGCCGATGATGGTATTATGCCGCAGACGAAGGAGCATGCCGTGCTGGCTTTCACTCTCGGGGTTGATCAACTCATCATCGCCATAAACAAGATGGATTTGGTGAATTTCGATCAGAACGTTTATGAGAAGCTGAAGAGGGACTTGCAGACTCTCCTTTCCAGCATCGGATATAAGCGGGCGGAGGAGTTTCCCTACATACCGATATCCGCTTTTCACGGGGAAGGAATAACCAAGCATAGCCCACGCATGCCTTGGTATAAAGGCCCAACCTTTGTGGAGGCTCTTGAGGCTCTTAAGGAACCGCCGAAGCCGGTCGACAAACCCCTCAGGATTCCGATCCAAGATGTCTATTCCATCACGGGTGTCGGGACAGTTCCGATTGGGAGGGTTGAGACAGGTGTGCTCAAAGTTGGTGATATGGTTGTTTTTGAGCCACCAGGTGTGAAGGGTGAGGTTAGATCGATAGAAATTCATCACCAACCTGTGCAGCGGGCGCTCCCTGGGGATAACATAGGTTTCAATGTGAGAGGGGTTTCGAAGGAGCAGATTAAAAGAGGAGATGTGGCGGGACATCCTGATAACCCACCGACTGTGGCTTCCGCGTTTACTGGAAAGGTTGTTGTTCTTTTTTCTCCGCCCGAGATCGCTCCCGGTTTCACACCCACTTTTCACTGTCATGCTGCGCACGCGCCCGGGCGGGTTGTTCAGATTTTGCAGAAGATAGACCCGAGGAGTGGTTCGGTTTTGGAGGAGACTCCCAGAGCTCTGCGCAAAGGGGAGGCAGGAATAATTCAGGTCCAGCTACTCAAGCCAATCGTTATCGAGAGGGCTTCCGACATTCCGCACATGAGCAGGTTCGCTATAAGACATGGGGGTCAGACATTAGCCGCTGGGATATGTATTGATCTCGTGCGTGCGAAATGAACTGGAGAAAATTTTATGAGTTTGTGTGGTTAGATAATTTCCGGGCGGCAGTAGTCTAGCTTGGTTAGGACACGAGCCTGCCACGCTCGTGACGCGGGTTCAAATCCCGCCTGCCGCACCAGAAGTTAAATTCACTTTTTGTTGGGTGAAATCCAACACCAGCAAATCCTCTTAAGTTTGATTTCCTCCTCTTCTGGTGTTAAAGTTCTCTTTTCCTTTAAGAGAGGAGGTATCACCTTCTTTGCTTCCTCCAGTAACCTTTCCTCCTTCATGGCTCTGTAGAGCTGGTTCACCACCGTTGTCCTATCGCAAACTTCCCTAAAACCTGCGGCCAGTTCTTCTCCCTCATCACCTAAGGCGCTGAGCTTCTCAAAGATTTCTCTAACCCTCCGACCGCCTAGAGGACCTTGAGTTCGTTGACGAACTTTTTTCCTTTCCAATTCCTTGATGAGTTCCAGTTTGACCAGTTTTAAACGTTCCACTAACTTTTCATAATCTATTCTCTCTCCCTTTCCGTTTCCAGGTCTTCTCAAAATCTCTATGACCTTAATGGGTGAAGTTTCGGTTTGAGGTTTATCGAAATACCTTAACCTCCAGTAAATCTCCTTTCCGTCGGTAAATGCTACGAAAAGGGCTTCCCTCTCCCCCCTCATGAAGGAACCTATGCCGCAAGGCAGTTTCTCCAGCCACTCTTTTCCTTTTTCCCTTAGGATTTCCGCTAGAACGTCAGCAGGATCGTTGGTGAACTGCTCCATCTGGGTTTCGAGGAACCTGAGTGCTTCATGGTCTTCTTTGGAGAGGGCCCTAATCAGCGTAAAGTCCTTGGGGATTGGTTGCTCTCCCAAAACCGAAGCATCAAGCCCTACGGTACTCCGGATGGCTTCTAACCTCAGATACAACCTTTCCGTCAGACGGAGGAAGCGCTGTAGAGTGTCTTCTTCCGGGAATAGGTTGGTTAAATACACAACAGGATAAGGAGAACCTATCCTGTCCACCCTTCCTGCCCTTTGGATGAGAACCACTGGGTTCCAAGGGAAATCGTAGTTGATCACGTATTGGGCGTTTTGTAGGTTTTGGCCGGTGCTGAGAACATCGGTGCTGATCATCAGTCCTCCTCTTTTCTTGAATTCTTCGACTCCTTCAGCCTCCCCCATCCTTTTTCCTTGAGGCCCTATGGCTCCTTCTCCTGTTACTAGGAAGGGGGAGAGGTGTTTGAATCTCTCGTATAAATACCGAGCGGTGTCGGCGTATTGCGTGAAAATGATGATGCCGTTATTTCCGGTCAGGTTACGTGAGGTTTCTTCTACCCAAGCTTTAACCTCCTCGAGCTTGGTATCTCTCTCTGGAAGCAGCTTGAGGAGTTCTTGGATTTTTTCTTTATCTTTCTCATACCCTTGCTGGAACTCTTCGATTTCCGCAGGGGTGAGCCTACATTTCTCCACAAGCTCCGGGAGTTTGAAGACTTCCTCAGGTTCCGGAAGCTCTCCTCCTTCTTCTTCTCCAACCAGCGAAAGTACTTCTCCCCTTACTCGCGGGGGAAGGAAGATTCCCTTCTCCTTCGCGTACTTGACCGCGTTCTCCAAATAATTCTCCATCTTCTCCAAGGACTTTCGGAAGGCCTCCAAGCTGCTCTCGAGCCTCTTCAGTAGGTTTATTCTTACTACCGTCTTCACCAGCTCCTTGAGTTTTTCCAGCTTCTCGGAGGCCACAGCTTTCGAGATGATGCTTCCGTCAGGAAGTCTCAGTTCTCCGCTCAGCTTCTCGACGGAAAAATCGTAGCACTTGAAATCCATGGATTCTAGAATCTCCATTACCTTCTCGGGGTCGAAGGGCAAAGAGTAGTGGATGCTGAGGAGCTTCCTTTCTGGGAACTTTACCTCCTTTGAAAGTTCTTTGGCGAAATCTCTTGAGATTCTCACCACGAACCTTCGGAGAACCTCGTCCATGTCCACAGGTTTTCCTTCTAGCCACTCCTTTTGTCTGGCGGTAAAGTATCCTCTCAGGGATCCTCCTTCCAAGGCTGTATCGGGCAAATAAAGACTTAGGAGGGAGTAAAGGTCCATCAAGCTCGTGTTGACGGGAGTAGCAGTAAGCAGAACCACATCGGCTCGATTCTTGTTGATTAACTCCGCCAAAGCCCGATAGCGGTTGGTAGACGGATGCCTGAATTGATGCGCCTCATCCACTATGATTAGACCAAGGGGATTCTCCGGGTCCGAGAATTTTTCAACTGTTCCCTCAGGGTCGCTGGACAGCCTCTCGGAGTTGATGCTTTCCAGCTGGATGTTCATCTTCCTCATCTCCTCCTTCCAAGTGGTCTCCAGCACACTCTTGGGGGCTATGAGAAGAGTGCGGTCAGGCATGGCATCGTGGGCCAACACCAGACCTACCCTAGTTTTGCCCAACCCCGTAGAGTCCGCGACTAAAACGCCTCCCCATTTTTGAAGCTTCAAGCGGGACTCCAGCACCGAAAGGCGTTGATGAGGATAAAGTTTCTCAAAAGTTTTCTCCTTTTCTTCTATCTGCTCGAGTCCTTCCTTATAGCTCTCGTAGAGAGCTTTGGCAAGCACCTCCAAGGGGGTCCAGGTGACGGTATAGTTCTTGAGCATGGAGAGGAACTCCTCCTTGAAATCCTTTGCCATCTCCCAGACTTCTTGGAACCAGTCGAAGAGCTGTTGAACTGCCATCGGATCCGTGTCTACCATGTTGAGCTCACGGTTCTTGACCAGACCGGCATAGGTGAAGTTGCTAGATCCGACCACGGCCACTCCGTTGGCTTCTTGTTGGCTGGAAATGCCTAGGTAAGCCTTTCCGTGAAAGAAGGGCATCTCCAAAATTCTCACTTCTACTTCTGGGGACTCAAAATGGGATATGGCTTCCTGGAGAAGCTTGAAATATTCAGGGTTGTCCTCGTTCTCCTCTAGCTCCTTTAAGATCTCGTCTTCCCACCTCATGCTCTCCGTGGGCTCCTTTCCCAGCAAGAGTTTGAGAGGTTTTCCAACCAAGGTTTCTTTGATGGCACCCCAGCCCCGGATGTTGAAGTAAGCCGTGGCAATCATAATTTCGTTAGCCTTCGCCAGCTCCCTTTTCAGGACTTCCGCCAGAACTTCCCTTCTATTATCCACGATTCTAGCAGTCAAGTGGCCAACACCTTCCCTGCTTTTATTAGCCTATCTTCCACCACTTCGAGGAAGGCCTGGTGAAGCTCGTTGAGAAGGGAATCCAGCTCCAGCTTGGGACGTGTGCCGAAAACTGTTTGGACGGTGAACCAAGAGGGTGGCTTAGAGACTGGCATACTTAAAAGGCTCTCGATTACCGCCTTATCGAGTTCTTTCCTGTCAGTTTGCTTGATTTCCTCCGCATACTTCAACGGTTTTCTTTCCATCAGCTTGTGTGGGTCGAACTTTATCTTCATGTCACTCAGGTCTGGGACAGTTAACTCCTCGTAGTCCTCCACCATTATGTCTGTGGCTGCACCTCCACCTCCAAGCCTCCTGCAGTGTAGCTCCACGGTGAGGTAGAAGAGGGTGGAATTCATGTAAATCCAAACGGTCAAGGGATCAATTCCCCTGTTACAATACAAAGCATACAACCTATGGTCACACATCACGGGATTCTTGCTGAAGGGTATGTAGATGAGGTCCCTCCAAGACATGGGAAGGAGGATGTGGGTGGGCTCGAACTCGGGAAGCTCCCACCATCTTTCCCTCGCCTTGCAGGTGGGACGTTTATGGAATCCCTGCGATTCCCCCCATTTGATGTACTTCTTGGTGAAGGGTCCGGGGTCCGAGGTGTAGAGACACAGCGTTTTGACGGAAGGAATCAAGAAGCTCCTTATCTCCTTTGGGCTCCTCACGAGGGGCTTCGTGTCTTTACGGTCTATTACGAATCTCTCTCCGGCCTCATTTTCTATGTATATCAGCCCCTTTTCCTCCAACTCCTTCCGGTTCTTTGCTGGGATATCCCTGAATTTCTGGGGATTCGCGAGCCTGTCGGCTTCATAGAGGTGGCTCACATCCTTCATGTAGAAGAACTCATTTGCTCCCGTTTTAATCCCAAATTTTATTTCAACGAATTCCTTCAGTTTGTGAGTCAACCTCGGTAAGAAAACTTCCTCGAAAATGCGGGGGGAGCGTAAATAGTACCACTTTCCTGGTTTCAGTTCTGACCTCCTAAAGGACCTATAGTTTCTAATAGTGTTACCCGTATAGGAGTCCAAGTAGATGAAATCGACACTTTCCTCCCCCGTTTCCCGCTGGAGGATGGTTATAACGGTGTTTATGTCAGCCTGAAAGCTCCTCTTCCTTTGCCCGTATACCGCCCTGAGGTGTGGCAGGAGCTCTCGTTGTAAAGTTCTTCCGTAGCCCGACTCCAACCACTTATCAGAAGAGATGACGGCCACCACCCCGCCCTTTCTGACCAATTGAATGGCTCTTAACATAAAGTAGGCATAGAGATCCGAGGTCCTGTCCAAACCGTAAATCCCAACATACAAATTCTTCTTTCCCTCCGGTATCTGCTCCTGCCTGACATAGGGCGGGTTCATTACCACGATATCCACCTTGGAAGGATAGAGGCTTTCGATGGTAAGACCCTCGCGTACCCCCATCTTCTCACTGATTTTCCTCTTCAGTTCGCTCATTTTCTTTCTGAGCAGTTTTTTCCTTTCCTCTGTGTGCTCTCTGAGATACTCCGCGTTGAGTCTCCTAAATTCATTTATTAATTCCGAAAGCTTTGTCTCCATAAACTCGTCCAGCTTTGGACTCTGGGAAGGAGGATATAGGGAATCTTCGATTTCCATGAGGTTCAAGTCTAGGTTTGGAAGAGGCTCAGGTTCCCTCTGGTCTATGACCAAGGAAAGCCAGAGCCTCAGCTTTGCTATTTCCACTGCCTCAGGCTCTATGTCGAAGCCGCAGAGGTTAGGGAGAATCCTTTTCTTGTATTCCTCTGGGTCCCCTCTCCATCCCACAGTAGCCTCGGCTTCGTGGATGAGCTGGATCAGGGTCTGCATCATAATTACCAAAAAACCACCGGACCCTACCGCGGGATCCATTACCCGCAGGGAGAGGAGCTTTTCTCTGAACTCCCTGACTTTCTTTTCCGATTTTTCTCTCCTAAGTTCATCTAAGAATTCCTCAAGTCCATCCACCAGCTCCAGTCTCCCATTTCTTTCCACCACTTTATCTTTGAGCCCCAGACAGGCCGCAATGGCTTTCCTGCACATGAACCCTATCTCGTTGGGAGGGGTGTAGAAGGTTCCTTTCTCTTTTCTTTCCTTTTCCGAAAGGAGGTTCTCAAGCACGGTTCCCAGCAGGAGGGGATCTATGCATACCTCCATCTCCATAGGGGAAGACTCATCCACGGTGAAATTGTATCTGTTGAAAAACTCCCTAGCCTCCAAAAAGATGGGCTCAAGCTTCTTTTCCGTCTTATCCTCGAGTTCCGGTGTGAAGTATTCTTCTCGCTCGAAAAGCGATCCATTGAGCAAAGGCATTCCACCTTCTCCTTTGGCGAGTTCCTCGTAACACAGGCGGTTGAAGTCCCGTACATTTTTTATCCTATCGACGTATTTCCTGTCTCCTTTCAACCATCCCTTCCTTTGAAGGAAGTACAGGAACATGAGTCTGCCCAAGAACCTCTGAGCATAGGAGGATGCTCTTTCCCCCATACTCGCTTTGAGGACCGAAACCGTTTTCTCGTAGAGTTCACGGTATCCCTCGAAGAACTCATCCCTGACTTTTTCATACGGAAAGAAGCTCGTATCATAGGCATCTTTCAGTTTCTCCTTTCCTGGAAACCTGAGAGATTCCAGAACCTCTATGTCGGTGCGATAAAGTCTCTCGTGAAGCCAAAGGATTTTTACTTCCCCTCCAGTGCCTTTTCCCGGAACGATCACAGCGTAACTATCTCTCCCGTCCGTGAAGAAGAGGAGGGGCCTGATGAGTCTTTTGCTTTTCCAGTTTCTCGCCACTTGAGAGCGGACACTCCTCGGAGGAAGTTTGGAGAATTGAAGGATGATCCCCTCCACGTAATCGTCCTTGTAAATCCTCAATACGTCTACAGGACTAACGTGGGCAGGAATAACCCCAGCATCCTTCAGTGTTTCTGTGTCCAGCTTCTCTTCTCGAAGCGGATAACCCAGTTTTTGCAGAGTCTCCATCCAAAAGGACACGTCGAAAGCTCTTGCTTCCATTGATATTCACTATTAATTTCCCTTAGTTTAAAAAATTTCTTCGATGTTCCTCTGGCTTTGAGAAAAAACAGCTGATGCTTTGTGTTTACACTATGAAAAAACTAAAATTCACATCACGCCCAGGGGAAGCACAAATTATGGCATGAAGCTTTAAAAAGCAAAGGATTAAAAGCATCGTTCTCTTACGATTATTGAGTCGAAGAAAGGAGAGGAATGGAAAATGGTATTTGCACCACCAGGCGCGGGTTATGACCGGGCGATAACCGTCTTCAGCCCGGATGGCAAACTTTATCAGGTCCAGTACGCTCAAGAAGCGGTAAAACGGGGACTCACAGCTCTCGGGATGAAAGTCAAGGATGGCGTTGTCCTCGCAGCTGAAAAGATGGTCCGCAGCAAACTCGTTGAGGAGACTTCGATAGAGAAAATTTTCCAGATAGACGAGCACATAGGGGCTGCAGTCTCCGGCCTCATCGCTGACGGTCGAGTCCTAATAGATCAAGCAAGACTTGAGGCACAGATAAACAGACTGCGATATGACGAGCCGATAACGGTCTACGCATTGGCCAAGAGGATCGGAGATATCCAGCAACTTTACACTCAGCACGGTGGCGTTCGTCCGTT
This region of Candidatus Hadarchaeales archaeon genomic DNA includes:
- a CDS encoding RuvB-like domain-containing protein produces the protein MEEGAVPVSLKEWERVAAHTHITGLGLEGLKAKPVAAGMVGQIKAREAAGLVVHLVRKGKFAGRAVLLAGPPGTGKTALAIAIAKELGRDVPVVLLTASEIYSAEIKKTEFLTQALRRAIGVRIREMRRVYEGKVEELSIRQEPHPYNPYVKIPVGGTIKLATLDHSQKLSMDQAFAISLIREGVETGDVIQIDVDGGRVVKLGKSREAAEKEKIDLSSVQVVDVPSGPVLKNKEFVYTVTLHDLDLAHSRSSISFFGLLFGGEGRKEISAETRATVDETVKEWVEEGKAEILPGVVFIDECSMLDIETFAFLGRAMEQELAPIIIFATNRGLTVVRGTDFKAPHGMPLDLLDRLLIITTQPYTREEILEILKIRAKTEKINLSQEALEYLAQIGEANSLRYAIQLLAPASEVAIAEGAKIVEKKHVEHVRELFVDVSRSVQYLREHEERMLK
- a CDS encoding helicase-related protein, which translates into the protein MTARIVDNRREVLAEVLKRELAKANEIMIATAYFNIRGWGAIKETLVGKPLKLLLGKEPTESMRWEDEILKELEENEDNPEYFKLLQEAISHFESPEVEVRILEMPFFHGKAYLGISSQQEANGVAVVGSSNFTYAGLVKNRELNMVDTDPMAVQQLFDWFQEVWEMAKDFKEEFLSMLKNYTVTWTPLEVLAKALYESYKEGLEQIEEKEKTFEKLYPHQRLSVLESRLKLQKWGGVLVADSTGLGKTRVGLVLAHDAMPDRTLLIAPKSVLETTWKEEMRKMNIQLESINSERLSSDPEGTVEKFSDPENPLGLIIVDEAHQFRHPSTNRYRALAELINKNRADVVLLTATPVNTSLMDLYSLLSLYLPDTALEGGSLRGYFTARQKEWLEGKPVDMDEVLRRFVVRISRDFAKELSKEVKFPERKLLSIHYSLPFDPEKVMEILESMDFKCYDFSVEKLSGELRLPDGSIISKAVASEKLEKLKELVKTVVRINLLKRLESSLEAFRKSLEKMENYLENAVKYAKEKGIFLPPRVRGEVLSLVGEEEGGELPEPEEVFKLPELVEKCRLTPAEIEEFQQGYEKDKEKIQELLKLLPERDTKLEEVKAWVEETSRNLTGNNGIIIFTQYADTARYLYERFKHLSPFLVTGEGAIGPQGKRMGEAEGVEEFKKRGGLMISTDVLSTGQNLQNAQYVINYDFPWNPVVLIQRAGRVDRIGSPYPVVYLTNLFPEEDTLQRFLRLTERLYLRLEAIRSTVGLDASVLGEQPIPKDFTLIRALSKEDHEALRFLETQMEQFTNDPADVLAEILREKGKEWLEKLPCGIGSFMRGEREALFVAFTDGKEIYWRLRYFDKPQTETSPIKVIEILRRPGNGKGERIDYEKLVERLKLVKLELIKELERKKVRQRTQGPLGGRRVREIFEKLSALGDEGEELAAGFREVCDRTTVVNQLYRAMKEERLLEEAKKVIPPLLKEKRTLTPEEEEIKLKRICWCWISPNKK
- the ala gene encoding alanine dehydrogenase codes for the protein MPKVLILTKSEVESLLSMKETIEAVEEAFREKGMGKVQMPPKSYVFFKEFNGDFRVMPAYLESIGAAGVKIVNAHPDNPRKYGLPTVMAIIVLIDPKTGTPLAVMDGTTITNMRTGAAGAVAVKYLARKDSRIIAMVGAGVQARTQLLAISEIMKIEEVRVNDVRREKAEEYCREMEKKIDADFIVFDDTERAVRNADIVITTTPSRKPIVMNEWITEGVHINAIGADAPGKQELDPAILRRAKVVVDDIEQASHSGEINVPISQGLFKKSQIYAELGEIVTGRKSGRESKDEITVFDSTGLAVQDIATDWLVYRKALERGIGREMEIFD
- the tuf gene encoding translation elongation factor EF-1 subunit alpha, with amino-acid sequence MKPHINLVFIGHVDHGKSTLIGRMLVETGVISEKELQEEAGSFKFAWIMDREKEERERGVTIDVAYQKFETSKNIITIIDAPGHRDFIKNMITGASQADAAVLVVAADDGIMPQTKEHAVLAFTLGVDQLIIAINKMDLVNFDQNVYEKLKRDLQTLLSSIGYKRAEEFPYIPISAFHGEGITKHSPRMPWYKGPTFVEALEALKEPPKPVDKPLRIPIQDVYSITGVGTVPIGRVETGVLKVGDMVVFEPPGVKGEVRSIEIHHQPVQRALPGDNIGFNVRGVSKEQIKRGDVAGHPDNPPTVASAFTGKVVVLFSPPEIAPGFTPTFHCHAAHAPGRVVQILQKIDPRSGSVLEETPRALRKGEAGIIQVQLLKPIVIERASDIPHMSRFAIRHGGQTLAAGICIDLVRAK
- a CDS encoding DNA methyltransferase; its protein translation is MEARAFDVSFWMETLQKLGYPLREEKLDTETLKDAGVIPAHVSPVDVLRIYKDDYVEGIILQFSKLPPRSVRSQVARNWKSKRLIRPLLFFTDGRDSYAVIVPGKGTGGEVKILWLHERLYRTDIEVLESLRFPGKEKLKDAYDTSFFPYEKVRDEFFEGYRELYEKTVSVLKASMGERASSYAQRFLGRLMFLYFLQRKGWLKGDRKYVDRIKNVRDFNRLCYEELAKGEGGMPLLNGSLFEREEYFTPELEDKTEKKLEPIFLEAREFFNRYNFTVDESSPMEMEVCIDPLLLGTVLENLLSEKERKEKGTFYTPPNEIGFMCRKAIAACLGLKDKVVERNGRLELVDGLEEFLDELRREKSEKKVREFREKLLSLRVMDPAVGSGGFLVIMMQTLIQLIHEAEATVGWRGDPEEYKKRILPNLCGFDIEPEAVEIAKLRLWLSLVIDQREPEPLPNLDLNLMEIEDSLYPPSQSPKLDEFMETKLSELINEFRRLNAEYLREHTEERKKLLRKKMSELKRKISEKMGVREGLTIESLYPSKVDIVVMNPPYVRQEQIPEGKKNLYVGIYGLDRTSDLYAYFMLRAIQLVRKGGVVAVISSDKWLESGYGRTLQRELLPHLRAVYGQRKRSFQADINTVITILQRETGEESVDFIYLDSYTGNTIRNYRSFRRSELKPGKWYYLRSPRIFEEVFLPRLTHKLKEFVEIKFGIKTGANEFFYMKDVSHLYEADRLANPQKFRDIPAKNRKELEEKGLIYIENEAGERFVIDRKDTKPLVRSPKEIRSFLIPSVKTLCLYTSDPGPFTKKYIKWGESQGFHKRPTCKARERWWELPEFEPTHILLPMSWRDLIYIPFSKNPVMCDHRLYALYCNRGIDPLTVWIYMNSTLFYLTVELHCRRLGGGGAATDIMVEDYEELTVPDLSDMKIKFDPHKLMERKPLKYAEEIKQTDRKELDKAVIESLLSMPVSKPPSWFTVQTVFGTRPKLELDSLLNELHQAFLEVVEDRLIKAGKVLAT
- a CDS encoding 4-phosphopantoate--beta-alanine ligase, translating into MESWVSEEHPRAWSLKIRERLAEGFRRGIVVPEGLIAHGRGEAFDYLLGEKTCPFARKAIRAAAAMLLLARSPVISVNGNVAALVPNEIVKLAKETGARIEINLFHRTDERVKAIADWLKAHEAKEIFGTDKRYFTKIDEIHSERRVVDRRGIYSADVVFVPLEDGDRTEALRRMGKCVIAVDLNPLSRTAVAANITIVDNIVRAAPLLILEVKKLRHMSSRRLEKIVREFDNKENLKEAYMHIKKRLMKISRQ